The Borrelia sp. A-FGy1 genome contains the following window.
CATTAATTATTTTATAAATTATAAATGCAATATATTTTTTAATATAAGAATATCAGATTCTAAAGAGAAGTAATAAGGTGAATTTAATTACTAAATTATTTATTTTAACTATTTTATTCTACAGCATTATCTCTTGTAAATTATACAAGAAGCTTACAGACAACACCGATCAAGCTATAGACAAACTAAAAAGCAATAACCAGTCTTTTAAGACTTTAAAGAGTAGCAGTGGTGACAGCAAGAGAAGTGGCCGTAAGCCTAGAAGTGCAGACAACACTTATATGGACCAAGATACAGGAAAAGAACCTTTGGTGGCAGACATGCAAAATGATAATAGCAGCAGCTATCCCCAACAAATTAATAATGACTCTAGTGAATCTAGGGAAGCTAAAAACATTATGAAGGAAGTTGAATCTTCTAAAGAAGAGTGCACTAGAATAAGCAAAGAATTAGAAAAAGTAAAAGCAAACCTTGATAAGATAGAACACTTGCTTAGTACAGCTAATTCTTATTTAGAGAACGCTAGAAAAACACCTGACTCTAATCAAGTTAGGATAACTTTATTATCTAACCTGGACCAAGCTATTGCTAAGGTTAATAGTAGGCTTGCTACTTTTAGAGTTTGCTATGAAGATGCAGTTAATGCCCTAGAAATAGCTGATACTACTTTTGGAAATGCACATAGCTGGGCAGAAAAGGCCTTAGAAGAAACTTCAAATAAATACAATAATATCGGGTATAACGGTTATTATTATGCTTCTAAAAATGCTAATAAAGCAATGGAAAATGCTAAAATTTTACTAGAGACCGCTAAACAGAAACAAAAATACCTTAATTCCAATATAGAGCAGGCAAATGCAGAACTTGAAGAGTTAAATGAAGCATACAAAGCTGCTTTAAAAGATACAGAAAATCTTAGTAGTAAGCTGAAAAGACAAAAGTCCTATGATATAGGCTTAACATATAACTCATATTCTTTATTACTACTATAAATGTGATACAATGATATTGTATTGCAATACTACTCTATTTTTGCATAAAGTTAGCATAATGAATTTAATGATTAAAGTGTTATTGATATCCAGTTTATTTTCTAGTTTTACCTCTTGCAAGTTATATAAAGATATAGATAAATCTCAACAGGATTTAGCTAATAATAAATCTCTTCTAGAAGAAGACAACAAAAGAAATACTCGTAAAGCTAGAAGTATTAGTTATAGAGAAATAAATAATCAAGAACAAAATAATCAAAATATAAGTAACAAAAAAGAAGCAAAAGATAGTGAAAAAGGCAATAATTCAAATATACAAAAAGATGGTATTCTAAACACAACTCATTCCGTTACTAGTTATGATAGTGAAAAACATACTAGTAGACAAACTCAACAAGTTAATAATGAATCCAGGGAAGCTAAGCAAGCTAGAAACATTATACAAGAAACTTCTGCATATTTAGAAGAAGTTGAAAAAATAACTGCAAGTTTAGAAACAACAAGATCAGAACTTGATAAGATAAAAAGTACACTTGATGATGCTCGTTCTTATTTCAATAATGCTAGATCTAGATCTAGTAAAGCTAATCCAACCAACCCAACCTTATTGCCTAACCTTGATCAAGCAATCAGCAAAGTTAATAGCAACTATGCTTCTGCTAACTCTAATTATTCAGATGCAGTTGGTGCTTTAGCAAATTCCAAAAACGATTTTGAGTATGCACAAAGAAAAGCAAACGATGCTTTACAAGAAGCCTTAAATAATAGCAATGCTGTAGGCTACCAATATGCTGGCTACCACTATTATATGGCTGATGCTAAAGATACAATGATAAAGGCGAAAGTTAGCCTTGAGACTACTAAGAATAAACAAAAATGTCTTAATTCCAATATAGAGCAGGCAAATGCAGAACTTGAAGAGCTAAATAAAGCATATGAAGCTGCTTTGCAAGCTACAGAATCTTAGTAGTAAGTCGCAAAGATAAGAAGACTTACTAATTTCTATTTTTGCAGCAAGTATAAAAACATCCCCACTATTAATGAAATAAATATTCCTAATATCCAATAAAATGGATATATCAAGCTTTTTATATGCAAGTTGTTCTCACTTCTTATTTCCTTAAGCTCTTTACTAAATTCAACTCTTGAGTCTTGTAGCTCTTTACTAAATTCACTTCTTATTTCCTTAAGCTCTTTACTAAATTCAACTTTTGAGTCCTGTAGCTCTTTACTAAATTCACTTCTTATTCCCTTAAGCTCTTTACTAAATTCAAC
Protein-coding sequences here:
- a CDS encoding immunogenic protein P37 is translated as MNLMIKVLLISSLFSSFTSCKLYKDIDKSQQDLANNKSLLEEDNKRNTRKARSISYREINNQEQNNQNISNKKEAKDSEKGNNSNIQKDGILNTTHSVTSYDSEKHTSRQTQQVNNESREAKQARNIIQETSAYLEEVEKITASLETTRSELDKIKSTLDDARSYFNNARSRSSKANPTNPTLLPNLDQAISKVNSNYASANSNYSDAVGALANSKNDFEYAQRKANDALQEALNNSNAVGYQYAGYHYYMADAKDTMIKAKVSLETTKNKQKCLNSNIEQANAELEELNKAYEAALQATES